In Trichoderma breve strain T069 chromosome 4, whole genome shotgun sequence, the following proteins share a genomic window:
- a CDS encoding lisH domain-containing protein, whose protein sequence is MVLKEFLDSDRVNFLIWRYLLEGNYRETAAKFQKEWHVKEPQRDFDFARHVKGRALVSVVNSGLIYYALEREHSRRQMPEDAAAQAEALRNGIFGPLEVQPPAKMEEDDEDAPGEEDDEAELSRKRNHNSLPNGSPSKRPRLSNGFESKSDAATVSTPMDVDQQDSHHADDDQSLHDNHAYPSPLEGEQVPLPIVRTEGPEQGTQVDKVEQLFAGTTFIRLMDDCATETAPSPSPAGSASENTPILLQCEWNPKDPSILAAAGTDALARVWTVSRATATDHGQHHHVSPHAHALLDPDSPKSTTVTALAWTSDGASIAVASDCGGARAAIHLWSAGGELVQSLDVSEPPIVKLLWNPSNTALLAISPENKVDTLVTVHSIGSNKSFRYLLPGHSLDTGLDATWTGDSEFLICGAGTFECLSVGETAIQRTRKFETKEDDHFAQVLFDPRSQLVATSSDKGVLDLWDESGQRRSISAHQGSITTMAWQPLPPDRSGPDDERLIATGGEDGAILIWNARKPQSKPKCFFTMDLPVVRLAFTPDGAFIAGATPRSVLIWKVDSHTVPRAIWRPSKDELENLKSNQDSEEEDEHCLCWDKDGQKLAYGANSRLAIISFSGNNSG, encoded by the exons aCTACAGAGAAACAGCCGCCAAATTCCAGAAGGAATGGCACGTCAAGGAGCCGCAACGGGACTTTGATTTTGCGCGCCATGTCAAGGGCCGTGCTCTAGTGTCCGTCGTCAACAGCGGCCTTATCTACTATGCTCTCGAGCGAGAGCACTCACGCCGTCAG ATGCCTGAAGATGCGGCCGCACAAGCCGAGGCGTTGCGCAACGGCATCTTTGGGCCGTTAGAAGTCCAGCCGCCGgcaaagatggaggaggacgacgaagatgcacccggagaggaggacgacgaggcaGAGCTGTCGCGAAAACGGAATCACAACTCTCTGCCCAATGGGTCGCCCTCCAAGCGCCCACGGCTCAGCAACGGCTTCGAGAGCAAATCCGATGCAGCCACCGTCAGCACCCCCATGGATGTGGACCAGCAAGACAGCCACCACGCCGATGACGACCAGAGCCTGCACGATAACCACGCCTATCCATCTCCACTGGAAGGAGAGCAGGTTCCTCTGCCGATTGTGCGGACGGAGGGACCCGAGCAAGGCACGCAGGTCGACAAGGTTGAGCAGCTGTTTGCCGGCACCACCTTCATCCGCCTCATGGACGACTGCGCCACTGAAACAGCGCCTTCGCCCTCCCCAGCTGGCTCTGCCTCTGAAAACACTCCCATTCTGCTGCAGTGCGAGTGGAACCCGAAAGACCCATCAATCCTCGCGGCTGCTGGGACCGATGCGCTAGCCCGTGTTTGGACCGTTTCGCGTGCCACAGCAACTGACCAcggccagcatcatcacgTGTCACCCCACGCCCACGCCTTGCTAGATCCCGATTCTCCAAAGTCGACGACGGTGACGGCGCTGGCCTGGACATCGGACGGCGCCTCCATTGCCGTGGCCAGCGATTGCGGAGGAGCTCGTGCCGCCATCCACCTGTGGTCTGCCGGCGGTGAGCTTGTTCAGTCCCTGGACGTATCGGAGCCGCCCATTGTCAAGCTGCTATGGAACCCTAGCAACACGGCGCTGCTCGCCATTTCCCCAGAGAACAAGGTCGACACACTGGTGACGGTGCACTCAATAGGCTCTAACAAGTCTTTTCGGTATCTCCTCCCGGGCCACAGTCTCGATACGGGCTTGGACGCAACATGGACGGGTGACTCGGAGTTTTTGATTTGCGGCGCCGGCACTTTTGAATGCCTGAGCGTGGGCGAGACGGCCATTCAGAGAACCCGAAAGTTTGAGACAAAGGAGGATGATCACTTTGCCCAAGTTTTGTTTGACCCACGATCCCAGCTCGTTGCCACCTCAAGTGACAAGGGCGTTTTGGAT CTGTGGGATGAATCAGGACAACGTCGGTCAATATCAGCCCACCAAGGGTCAATCACAACGATGGCTTGGCAACCCCTGCCGCCAGACCGATCCGGACCGGATGACGAGCGGTTAATCGCCACTGGAGGAGAGGACGGCGCCATTCTGATTTGGAACGCTAGAAAACCCCAAAGCAAACCGAAATGCTTCTTCACAATGGACCTGCCAGTCGTACGGCTCGCCTTTACGCCAGACGGAGCCTTTATCGCAGGGGCCACGCCACGAAGTGTCTTGATATGGAAGGTCGACAGCCATACCGTGCCTCGGGCCATTTGGAGACCGTCCAAGGACGAGCTAGAGAACCTCAAGAGCAATCAAGAttccgaagaagaggatgagcacTGCCTGTGCTGGGACAAGGACGGCCAGAAGCTTGCTTACGGCGCAAACAGTCGT CTTGCCATTATCAGCTTCAGTGGTAATAACAGTGGATAG
- a CDS encoding metallo-peptidase family m12 domain-containing protein, which translates to MVALRPLLAAFASTALLAQSTIAHSLKRSPLNYVSVIDNVKIHTPAGRVHSHSDFDLTFSFNEGEERVRLSLHPNHDILHDDFEVTFLDSEGKVKSREKVERAEHKVYRGDAFVERPGEDGWSLGGWARITMHRDGKHPVFDGSFRIDGDNHHIHTGSKYNSLKTGDDPLPSYWEEIQDHDEVMVIWRDSDVQGSQSREDLKRDVSKPSDCISDSLNFNNQFDLELRRSTGLRGIDPRSLFGRQIDGGSGGSGQDLIASIGDTAGCPTTKKVALVGIATDCTYWNGFNSSEDLRRNVIGIVNQASQVYENSFKISLGIRNLTVLDRGCPGAPSTATPWNVDCQANTTISDRLNLFSAWRGRSLDGNAYWTLLTTCPTDSAVGLAWRSQVCRQGSGTSSDGQGNNETVAGANVVVRTSTEWQVFAHESGHTFGAVHDCTSSACPVSQTSQSCCPLSASTCDAGGRYIMNPSTGTGITQFSPCSIGNICSSLKAASLSSCLTDNRNVPTITGSQCGNGIVEEGEECDCGGTQGCQNNTCCNPTTCRFTNNAVCDPSNEDCCTDRCQFASSSTVCRPSTGECDIQETCPGTAARCPDDQHKADGDTCGSGNGLQCASGQCTSRDRQCQAAVGTTADNSSTTACPDTRGSCTVSCSNGQSAFGQRQCLLFGQNFIDGTPCGAGGHCSNGSCEGTSTSREIRDWIDSHKQIVIPIAVVVGILLIIVVASCIISCCRRRRRAVPKTSSPPSAAWTQWGNNQSRGPGQQFGVAQPQYDPPPPAYGQQQQPPEYGQPPNQGWRPRIERYA; encoded by the exons ATGGTTGCGCTCCGGCCTCTTCTGGCCGCTTTTGCTAGCACTGCCTTGTTAGCCCAGTCCACGATTG CGCATTCGTTGAAGAGGAGTCCTCTCAACTACGTGTCTGTCATTGACAATGTCAAGATCCACACACCTGCCGGTCGAGTTCATTCGCATTCCGACTTCGACCTGACCTTCTCCTTCAacgagggagaagagagagtccGACTATCGCTTCACCCGAACCACGATATCCTCCACGATGACTTTGAGGTGACGTTTCTCGACTCGGAAGGAAAGGTCAAGTCGAGAGAAAAGGTGGAACGTGCCGAGCACAAGGTCTACCGAGGCGACGCCTTTGTTGAACGTCCTGGCGAAGATGGCTGGTCCCTTGGTGGATGGGCGAGGATAACGATGCACCGCGATGGTAAACATCCGGTATTTGACGGCTCTTTCCGCATTGACGGCGACAACCACCACATCCATACCGGCTCCAAGTACAACAGCCTCAAGACCGGAGACGATCCTCTCCCTTCATATTGGGAGGAGATACAAGATCACGATGAAGTCATGGTTATATGGCGTGACTCTGATGTTCAAGGCTCCCAGAGTCGCGAAGACCTGAAGCGCGACGTCTCGAAGCCGTCAGACTGCATCTCAGACTCGCTAAACTTTAACAACCAGTTTGACCTGGAGCTGAGGCGATCAACTGGGCTTCGAGGGATTGACCCGAGAAGCCTGTTCGGCCGCCAAATCGATGGAGGCTCCGGTGGTAGTGGCCAGGATCTCATTGCGAGTATTGGAGATACAGCTGGATGCCCTACTACCAAGAAGGTTGCGTTGGTCGGGATTGCTACTGACTGTACTTATTGGAACGGCTTCAACTCTTCCGAGGATCTTAGGAGAAATGTCATCGGCATAGTTAACCAAGCCTCCCAAGTCTATGAAAACTCCTTCAAGATCTCCTTGGGCATCAGAAACCTGACGGTCCTCGACCGTGGCTGCCCAGGCGCACCCTCCACTGCCACACCCTGGAACGTGGATTGCCAGGCCAACACCACCATTAGCGACCGGCTGaacctcttctctgcctGGCGCGGTAGATCTCTCGATGGTAATGCCTACTGGACTCTGTTGACTACGTGTCCCACAGACTCGGCTGTTGGGTTAGCCTGGAGGAGCCAGGTATGCCGTCAGGGGTCGGGGACCAGTTCGGACGGGCAAGGGAACAACGAGACCGTCGCTGGCGCCAATGTCGTCGTGCGAACTTCGACAGAATGGCAAGTGTTTGCTCACGAGAGTGGACACACTTTTGGAGCCGTCCATGACTGTACAAGCTCTGCTTGCCCCGTAAGCCAAACATCACAGTCGTGCTGTCCGCTCAGTGCCAGCACCTGTGATGCTGGGGGCCGGTACATCATGAACCCTTCGACTGGCACCGGCATCACCCAGTTTTCCCCGTGCAGCATCGGCAACATCTGTTCTAGCCTCAAAGCTGCATCTCTGTCAAGCTGCCTAACAGATAACAGGAACGTACCAACCATTACAGGTAGCCAGTGTGGCAACGGTATTGtcgaagaaggcgaagaatGCGACTGTGGTGGCACCCAGGGCTGCCAGAACAACACATGCTGCAACCCCACGACTTGCAGGTTTACGAACAACGCCGTATGCGACCCGTCCAACGAAGACTGCTGCACCGACCGGTGCCAATTCGCATCCTCGTCAACGGTATGCCGTCCCAGCACTGGCGAGTGCGACATTCAGGAGACGTGTCCAGGCACTGCAGCCAGGTGTCCTGACGACCAGCACAAGGCAGATGGCGACACTTGCGGCAGCGGCAACGGCCTCCAGTGCGCTTCGGGCCAGTGTACATCTCGCGATAGGCAGTGCCAGGCTGCCGTTGGTACCACGGCCGACAATAGCTCGACGACTGCATGCCCTGATACACGAGGCAGCTGCACTGTTTCCTGCTCGAACGGACAATCTGCTTTTGGGCAGCGTCAATGCCTCTTGTTTGGCCAGAACTTTATCGATGGAACGCCCTGCGGTGCCGGCGGGCACTGCTCCAACGGATCATGCGAAGGCACATCGACGTCTCGGGAGATTAGAGACTGGATCGATAGTCACAAGCAGATTGTCATCCccatcgccgtcgtcgttggAATTCTGCTTATCATCGTAGTGGCGAGCTGCATCatcagctgctgccgccggcgAAGACGCGCAGTGCCCAAGACTTCTTCACCCCCGTCGGCAGCATGGACGCAGTGGGGAAACAACCAGAGCCGCGGACCGGGGCAACAGTTTGGCGTAGCCCAACCTCAGTACgatccgccgccgccggcctatggccaacagcagcagcctccggAATACGGACAGCCGCCGAATCAGGGGTGGAGGCCGAGAATAGAGCGGTATGCCTAA